Proteins encoded within one genomic window of Ranitomeya variabilis isolate aRanVar5 chromosome 4, aRanVar5.hap1, whole genome shotgun sequence:
- the LOC143764873 gene encoding uncharacterized protein LOC143764873, which yields MMDKTRSPLMEILSVTLEILCVLTGEDSVIMKKCSEWVRTQSLIHRKRNYKKILDLTNKIIELLTAEVPIRYDDVTVYFTMEEWEYLEVHKDLYNHVMMKNGQSPMALDTTESQKVPTGNHIDVITRKHFGVPEESTNLQASQSEDKKICHSEAHLSSVFSDRKNVILDKQCHVTSPNSQSAGESVSCNRLKSDSSFFLKENSSNQTKEQELALLEKPLCAQDSQEVLLLLNIKEERSSCEEDFTDIETLTVTDLEEVDHASPASKDSDYIRSPQVTRTSNSPGPNQEGSEIEYTQVSSGGNFMESDIISLNGEQIPQCSYCLKAFNNDTQLNLHIKSHKNQKTFTCSECGERFSKKFELVTHRRVHMGEKPFACPECGEQFANCANVIAHQAIHKQPISMGTDPLLAQKDEASVLCSDCGMNFKSGKDFSDHQKSHKQEKIYVCPVCGKNFTTRGYLSNHSRIHSGGKRGVFSESEERAPQTRKRPFICFGCGKCFPSRSHLDRHERIHTGEKPFSCSECDK from the exons ATGATGGACAAGACTAGGAGTCCTCTAATGGAGATATTAAGTGTCACCCTGGAGATCCTCTgtgtgctgactggagag GATTCTGTAATAATGAAAAAGTGTAGCGAATGGGTGAGAACGCAGTCACTGATACACAGGAAAAGGAATTACAAGAAGATCCTGGACCTCACCAACAAGATCATTGAGCTGCTTACTGCAGAG gttcctataagatatgatgacgtcacggtctattttaccatggaggagtgggagtacttAGAAGTACACAAGGATCTGTACAATCATGTCATGATGAAGAACGGCCAGTCCCCTATGGCTCTGG ATACTACTGAAAGCCAAAAGGTCCCAACAGGAAACCATATTGATGTTATAACAAGAAAACATTTTGGTGTGCCAGAAGAATCCACCAATTTACAAGCCTCCCAGTCTGAGGACAAAAAGATCTGCCATTCAGAAGCACACTTGTCATCTGTCTTCAGTGATAGAAAAAATGTCATACTAGATAAACAGTGTCATGTTACCTCACCTAATTCCCAGTCAGCAGGAGAATCCGTCTCTTGTAATAGACTAAAATCTGACAGCAGTTTCTTTTTGAAAGAGAATAGTTCCAACCAAACAAAGGAGCAGGAGCTAGCATTACTGGAGAAACCATTATGTGCTCAGGATTCCCAGGAAGTTCTCCTTTTACTTAATATAAAAGAAGAACGAAGTTCATGTGAGGAAGATTTTACTGATATAGAAACTTTAACAGTTACCGATCTTGAAGAAGTAGACCATGCATCTCCTGCAAGCAAAGACTCAGACTACATTAGGAGTCCACAAGTAACAAGAACTTCCAATTCTCCAGGCCCTAACCAAGAAGGTAGTGAAATAGAATACACACAGGTTTCATCAGGTGGTAACTTCATGGAGTCAGACATAATATCCTTAAATGGTGAACAGATACCTCAATGTTCCTATTGTTTAAAGGCATTCAACAACGATACACAACTTAATTTGCACATAAAGAGTCACAAAAATCAGAAAACATTCACGTGCTCAGAATGTGGAGAACGTTTTTCTAAAAAATTTGAGCTTGTGACGCATCGTAGAGTTCACATGGGAGAAAAACCGTTTGCCTGTCCAGAGTGTGGTGAACAGTTTGCAAATTGTGCAAATGTCATTGCCCATCAAGCGATTCATAAACAACCAATATCTATGGGTACTGACCCACTGCTTGCTCAGAAAGATGAAGCTTCAGTTTTATGCTCAGACTGTGGAATGAATTTTAAAAGCGGCAAAGATTTTTCTGACCATCAAAAGAGTCACAAGCAAGAGAAAATATACGTATGCCCTGTGTGTGGTAAAAATTTCACAACAAGAGGATATCTTAGTAACCACAGTAGAATTCACTCCGGGGGGAAACGTGGCGTGTTCTCTGAAAGTGAAGAACGTGCTCCTCAAACACGAAAGAGACCATTTATATGCTTTGGATGTGGTAAATGTTTCCCAAGTCGTTCCCATTTAGACAGGCATGAAAGAATCcatacaggagagaaaccattcTCATGTTCTGAATGTGACAAATGA
- the LOC143764874 gene encoding uncharacterized protein LOC143764874, whose product MDKNRNRITEQILNLTLEIIYLLTGEDYAPVNHAALRVTRSSVSPKCGRSGRSLTMNNPSSQPQETKNDEKILNLTNKIIELLTREVPIRYEDIMVCFSMEEWQYVEEHKDIYKYVLMNNQERDSSKDLFKEETKLQDDPGLSSVACINTNASDKEVKADRKTSKWRKSQKRRVRYFSKRKTKTDALKDISKDEKPPEVSAIKSQFSTNEDENLRSDATNTLSSCLSNEIKPINVNYSPNAHPQGKHLAAQARELLTCPEEISTGDYVDVKPSHPEVASCIGETSMDTFTGTSCAQAKYLLTQIKEEIVPTETDSYGPTQYQSTHDQEESWQKVNDTGANIYAVGPPQYTPADIKKEPVLCEEENYLNSCIYSPPNHMQIQYTPKQVKEEPISQEQGYELYIPTDCAQILHTSTPGQAMKRMKDVTKASKRCSVTKYRDWNKAPEKAPYVNHRTTQAEVDGMYICSTCEKSFTSHFGLIKHQAMHNGSKVSCPQCGKLFFYKSSLVIHQRIHTGEKLFVCPVCNKCFTNNSNLVVHQRIHTGEKPFVCSECGKRFGHKGHLNRHLRTHETEKPATNVEKYVDNRLQNHWNSHKRNGWSHNIYDTGAYCIYDKSV is encoded by the exons GACTATGCACCTGTAAACCATGCTGCTCTGCGTGTCACAAGAAGCAGTGTTTCTCCTAAATGTGGGAGATCCGGCCGGAGTCTCACTATGAATAATCCCTCATCTCAGCCACAGGAGACAAAGAACGATGAGAAGATCCTGAACCTCACCAACAAGATCATTGAGCTGCTGACTAGAGAG GTTCCCATCAGATATGAGGACATCATGGTCTGTTTCTCTATGGAGGAGTGGCAGTATGTAGAAGAACACAAGGATATCTATAAGTATGTCTTGATGAACAATCAAGAACGTGACAGTAGTAAAG ATTTATTTAAGGAAGAAACTAAATTGCAAGATGACCCAGGTTTGTCTTCAGTGGCCTGTATAAATACAAATGCAAGTGACAAAGAAGTTAAAGCAGACCGGAAAACCTCTAAATGGAGAAAATCCCAAAAAAGACGGGTCAGGTACTTTAGCAAACGTAAAACCAAAACGGATGCCCTTAAGGATATATCTAAAGATGAAAAGCCACCAGAAGTCTCAGCTATTAAGAGTCAATTTTCTACAAATGAAGATGAAAACTTAAGGAGTGATGCCACAAATACCCTCAGTTCCTGCTTATCTAATGAAATAAAACCTATAAATGTGAATTACTCTCCTAATGCTCATCCACAGGGAAAACATTTAGCTGCTCAAGCTAGGGAACTGCTAACTTGTCCTGAAGAAATTTCCACAGGAGACTACGTAGATGTGAAGCCTAGTCATCCAGAGGTCGCATCTTGTATAGGAGAAACCTCTATGGATACTTTTACAGGTACATCCTGTGCGCAGGCAAAATATTTGCTTACTCAAATTAAGGAAGAAATTGTACCGACAGAAACTGACAGTTATGGACCCACACAATATCAGTCCACTCATGATCAGGAGGAGTCATGGCAAAAAGTAAATGACACAGGAGCTAATATTTATGCAGTGGGCCCTCCTCAATACACACCAGCTGATATTAAGAAGGAACcggttctttgtgaagaagaaaactATCTAAATTCTTGTATTTACAGCCCACCCAATCACATGCAAATACAATATACACCCAAACAAGTTAAAGAGGAACCCATCTCTCAGGAACAGGGCTATGAACTGTACATCCCCACAGACTGTGCGCAAATACTACACACATCAACTCCTGGGCAAGCAATGAAGAGAATGAAAGATGTCACAAAAGCAAGTAAGAGATGTTCTGTCACAAAATACAGGGATTGGAATAAAGCACCTGAAAAGGCGCCGTATGTGAACCACCGGACCACCCAGGCTGAAGtagatggaatgtatatctgctccaCATGTGAGAAAAGCTTCACCTCCCACTTTGGCCTCATCAAACACCAGGCTATGCACAATGGAAGTAAGGTATCTTGTCCACAGTGCGGAAAGTTATTTTTCTATAAGTCAAGCCTGGTCATACATCAAAGAATCCATACGGGGGAAAAACTTTTTGTTTGTCCTGTATGTAACAAATGTTTCACCAACAACTCCAATCTGGTtgtacatcaaagaattcacacaggagagaaaccatttgtGTGCTCCGAATGTGGTAAACGTTTTGGACACAAAGGTCACCTGAACCGGCATCTCAGAACTCACGAGACAGAGAAACCAGCTACCAATGTTGAGAAATATGTTGACAACAGATTGCAAAACCATTGGAATTCCCATAAAAGAAATGGCTGGTCCCACAACATTTATGACACTGGCGCTTATTGTATATATGACAAAAGTGTTTAG